One segment of Deltaproteobacteria bacterium DNA contains the following:
- the fusA gene encoding elongation factor G, which produces MPRTSPLDKTRNIGIMAHIDAGKTTTTERILYYTGINYKIGEVHEGTATMDWMVQEQERGITITSAATTCFWRDHRVNIIDTPGHVDFTIEVERSLRVLDGAVAVFCSVGGVEPQTETVWRQADKYGVPRLAFVNKMDRLGADFFRVVKMIQDRLGARPVVMQLPIGAEDKFAGVVDLVTMKAVVWEDESLGAKFHEEEIPADLQDQAEEYREKVLEAAADGDEAIMEKYLEGKEISEAELRKGIRGATLALKIVPVVCGTAFRNKGVQPMLDAVVDYLPSPLDVPPIKGVEPGTDKADARPASDDAPFSALAFKIMTDPFVGTLTFFRVYSGSLASGASIYNSTKSKRERVGRLLKMHANKREEIKEVYAGDIAAAVGLRTATTGDTICDEDEPIVLESIDFPDPVISIAIEPKSKADQEKLGLSLQKLATEDPSFRVRSDEETGQTIISGMGELHLEIIVDRLLREFSVGANVGKPQVAYRETVRKLVEQQGKFIRQTGGRGQYGDVWIKLEPNKPGGGFEFVDAVKGGAIPREYIPAVEKGIKEATENGVIAGYPMVDVKVTLFDGSYHDVDSSEIAFKIAGSMAFKQAARKASPVLLEPIMSVEVVVPEAFMGDVIGDLSSRRGKVLGMDTRPAAQAIDARVPLAQMFGYSTDLRSMSQGRATYTMQFSHYEPVPAAVAEGIIAKFDGKSDDEV; this is translated from the coding sequence ATGCCAAGAACATCACCCCTAGATAAGACCCGCAACATCGGGATCATGGCGCATATCGATGCGGGTAAAACCACGACCACGGAGCGCATCCTTTACTACACCGGAATCAACTATAAGATCGGTGAAGTGCATGAGGGGACCGCGACCATGGACTGGATGGTGCAGGAGCAGGAACGCGGCATCACGATTACCTCGGCGGCGACCACCTGTTTTTGGCGCGATCATCGGGTCAACATTATCGATACCCCTGGCCATGTCGATTTTACCATCGAAGTCGAACGGTCCTTGCGCGTGCTCGACGGTGCGGTGGCGGTGTTTTGTTCGGTCGGCGGTGTCGAACCGCAGACTGAAACGGTTTGGCGCCAGGCGGATAAATATGGCGTCCCGCGTTTGGCTTTTGTCAACAAGATGGACCGGCTCGGCGCGGATTTTTTCCGCGTCGTTAAGATGATTCAGGATCGCTTAGGCGCGCGCCCCGTGGTCATGCAGTTGCCAATCGGCGCCGAGGATAAATTCGCCGGTGTGGTCGATCTCGTCACGATGAAAGCGGTTGTCTGGGAAGATGAAAGTCTTGGCGCGAAATTCCATGAAGAGGAAATCCCCGCCGATCTCCAGGATCAAGCCGAAGAATATCGGGAAAAAGTGCTCGAAGCGGCGGCCGATGGCGACGAAGCGATCATGGAGAAGTATCTCGAGGGCAAAGAGATCTCGGAAGCTGAACTGCGCAAGGGTATTCGCGGTGCGACTCTAGCTCTCAAGATAGTGCCGGTGGTTTGCGGAACCGCGTTTCGCAATAAGGGCGTTCAACCAATGCTTGACGCGGTGGTGGACTACTTACCGTCCCCGCTCGACGTTCCGCCGATCAAAGGGGTTGAGCCGGGAACGGATAAGGCCGACGCGCGACCGGCCAGCGATGACGCGCCGTTTTCCGCTTTGGCTTTTAAAATCATGACCGATCCTTTCGTCGGTACGTTGACTTTTTTTCGGGTCTATTCCGGTTCCCTCGCTTCCGGCGCGAGCATTTACAATTCGACCAAGAGCAAACGCGAACGGGTTGGCCGCTTGCTCAAGATGCACGCCAACAAGCGCGAAGAGATTAAAGAGGTTTACGCCGGCGATATCGCCGCCGCGGTGGGTCTAAGAACTGCCACTACGGGCGATACGATATGCGACGAAGATGAGCCGATCGTGCTTGAGTCGATCGATTTTCCCGATCCGGTTATTTCCATCGCTATTGAACCGAAGAGCAAAGCGGACCAAGAGAAACTCGGCTTGTCTTTGCAGAAGCTTGCCACTGAAGATCCGTCTTTTAGGGTTCGGAGCGATGAAGAAACCGGCCAAACGATTATTTCCGGCATGGGCGAGCTGCATCTAGAAATCATCGTCGATCGTTTGTTGCGCGAGTTCAGTGTCGGTGCCAACGTCGGTAAGCCCCAGGTGGCGTACCGCGAGACGGTGCGTAAGCTGGTCGAGCAACAGGGTAAGTTCATTCGTCAAACCGGTGGCCGTGGGCAATACGGCGATGTTTGGATCAAGCTCGAACCGAATAAACCGGGCGGCGGTTTCGAATTCGTCGATGCCGTCAAGGGCGGTGCGATTCCGCGTGAATATATTCCCGCCGTGGAAAAAGGGATTAAGGAAGCCACCGAGAACGGCGTCATTGCTGGTTACCCGATGGTCGATGTTAAAGTTACCTTGTTCGATGGCAGTTATCATGACGTCGACTCTTCTGAAATCGCCTTTAAGATCGCCGGCTCCATGGCCTTCAAGCAAGCTGCGCGCAAGGCCAGTCCAGTGCTGCTCGAACCGATCATGTCGGTCGAGGTGGTCGTGCCGGAAGCTTTTATGGGCGACGTGATCGGCGATTTGAGTTCTCGGCGCGGCAAGGTTTTGGGCATGGACACACGCCCAGCGGCCCAGGCGATCGATGCCCGGGTACCGTTGGCGCAGATGTTTGGTTATTCCACAGATCTACGTTCGATGTCCCAAGGAAGAGCGACATACACGATGCAATTTTCCCATTATGAACCGGTTCCAGCGGCGGTTGCTGAAGGAATTATCGCCAAGTTTGATGGCAAGTCGGACGATGAAGTATGA
- a CDS encoding 30S ribosomal protein S10 — translation MNEKIRIRLKAYDHRVLDQSVGEIVETVRRTGGRVAGPIPLPTRIERFTVNRSPHVDKKSRDQFEIRTHKRLLDILEPTQQTIDALGKLDIAAGVDVEIKLQ, via the coding sequence ATGAATGAGAAAATTAGAATTCGGCTCAAGGCCTATGACCACCGCGTGCTCGATCAATCGGTGGGTGAGATTGTTGAAACGGTCAGGCGCACTGGCGGCCGAGTGGCGGGGCCGATCCCGTTGCCGACGCGAATCGAAAGATTCACCGTCAATCGCTCGCCCCACGTTGACAAAAAATCGCGCGATCAGTTTGAGATCCGCACGCATAAACGGTTGCTCGATATTCTCGAACCGACCCAACAGACCATCGACGCGTTGGGCAAACTCGATATCGCCGCGGGAGTGGATGTAGAGATCAAGCTTCAGTAG
- a CDS encoding 30S ribosomal protein S12: protein MPTISQLVRESREKQRRKNTAPALQGCPQKRGVCTRVYTSTPKKPNSALRKVARVRLTNGIEVTSYIPGVGHNLQEHSVVLIRGGRVKDLPGVRYHIVRGTLDSIGVQERRQSRSKYGAKRPK from the coding sequence ATGCCGACGATAAGCCAATTGGTGCGCGAAAGCCGAGAAAAACAACGCCGCAAAAACACTGCGCCCGCATTGCAGGGTTGTCCGCAAAAACGCGGCGTCTGTACGCGCGTTTATACTTCGACTCCGAAGAAACCGAACTCGGCGCTGCGTAAAGTCGCCCGTGTGCGGTTGACCAACGGCATCGAAGTGACCTCGTACATTCCCGGCGTGGGTCATAACCTGCAAGAGCATTCGGTGGTGTTGATTCGCGGCGGCCGCGTCAAGGATCTGCCTGGTGTGCGATATCACATCGTGCGCGGCACCTTGGATTCGATCGGCGTACAAGAAAGGCGTCAGAGCCGCTCTAAATACGGAGCGAAGCGACCGAAGTAA
- a CDS encoding 50S ribosomal protein L3 produces the protein MTGLIGKKIGMMQYYNAEGNVIPVTVVEAGPCVVVQKKQVATDGYTALQIGFGTKKAQRVNKAEQGHMAKAGKGAFQVLREFRLDDVSQYEVGQQINAGDIFKVGDMIDVSGIAKGHGFTGVIKRWSFAGFPGSHGTHEYFRHGGSIGNRSYPGRVRKGKKMAGHWGNEQISTQNLLVVDIRAEQNLLFVRGAVPGSKQGVVILHPAVKG, from the coding sequence ATGACAGGGCTGATTGGCAAGAAAATAGGCATGATGCAGTACTACAACGCCGAGGGGAATGTGATTCCCGTCACGGTGGTGGAAGCCGGCCCCTGCGTGGTGGTGCAAAAGAAACAGGTCGCCACCGACGGTTACACGGCGCTGCAAATCGGTTTCGGCACCAAGAAGGCGCAGCGGGTGAACAAGGCCGAGCAAGGCCATATGGCCAAGGCCGGCAAGGGCGCGTTTCAGGTGCTGCGCGAGTTTCGCCTCGACGATGTCTCGCAGTACGAAGTCGGCCAGCAGATCAACGCCGGCGATATTTTTAAAGTCGGCGACATGATCGATGTCTCGGGCATTGCCAAAGGCCACGGCTTCACCGGCGTCATCAAGCGTTGGTCGTTTGCCGGATTTCCCGGTTCTCATGGTACCCACGAATATTTCCGTCACGGCGGCTCCATCGGTAACCGTTCCTATCCCGGCCGTGTGCGCAAGGGAAAAAAGATGGCCGGTCATTGGGGCAACGAGCAGATCTCGACGCAGAATCTTCTGGTCGTCGACATTCGTGCCGAACAGAATTTGCTGTTCGTGCGCGGCGCGGTGCCGGGTTCCAAGCAGGGTGTGGTGATATTGCACCCGGCCGTGAAAGGCTAA
- a CDS encoding 30S ribosomal protein S7: protein MPRKGEVRKREILPDPKYGDKVVAKFVNTIMSHGEKSTAEAILYRSMEIVTAKTKEESLGVFKRAIENTRPTVEVRSRRVGGATYQVPVEVRPQRRLSLSMRWLIDAARRRAEKSMEEKLAAEIIDAANNRGTAIKKKEDTHRMAEANRAFAHYRW from the coding sequence ATGCCGCGCAAAGGTGAAGTAAGAAAACGCGAAATATTGCCTGACCCGAAGTACGGGGACAAGGTTGTAGCGAAGTTCGTCAATACGATCATGAGCCATGGCGAGAAGAGCACGGCGGAAGCGATTCTCTATCGCTCGATGGAGATCGTCACGGCGAAGACCAAAGAAGAGTCGTTGGGCGTTTTCAAGCGCGCCATCGAGAACACCCGGCCGACGGTCGAGGTGCGCTCCCGCCGGGTCGGCGGCGCGACCTATCAGGTGCCGGTGGAAGTACGGCCCCAGCGCCGGCTTTCGTTGAGCATGCGCTGGCTCATCGACGCGGCACGGCGGCGTGCCGAGAAATCGATGGAAGAAAAGTTGGCGGCGGAGATTATCGACGCGGCGAACAATCGCGGCACGGCAATCAAGAAAAAGGAAGATACCCATCGAATGGCGGAAGCCAATCGGGCTTTTGCGCATTATCGTTGGTAA
- a CDS encoding 50S ribosomal protein L4 yields MDVHVIQPKLNETIFGARTRAPLLHQMVLMQLANRRSGSAATKTKGFVRGGGKKPWKQKGTGRARSGSIRSPIWVGGGTVFGPTPRDYSYRMPRTARREALLSALSTKNRDGKLIVVDKFELEAAKTKMMVQALAELKVTSAVIVVATEDAKIERSARNLPKIKVLRVAGLNVYDLLRYEHLILTEGALKLMEERLAA; encoded by the coding sequence ATGGACGTTCACGTTATACAACCGAAGCTCAATGAAACCATTTTTGGCGCTAGGACGCGGGCGCCCTTGCTGCACCAAATGGTGCTGATGCAGCTGGCCAATCGGCGCTCCGGCAGCGCCGCCACTAAGACCAAGGGGTTCGTGCGCGGCGGCGGCAAGAAGCCGTGGAAGCAAAAGGGCACGGGTCGCGCCCGTTCCGGCAGCATTCGCTCGCCTATATGGGTTGGCGGCGGCACGGTATTCGGCCCGACGCCGCGGGATTATTCCTATCGCATGCCGCGCACCGCGCGGCGCGAAGCTTTGCTGTCGGCGTTGAGCACGAAAAACCGCGACGGCAAACTGATCGTCGTCGATAAGTTCGAGCTCGAAGCGGCCAAGACCAAGATGATGGTGCAGGCGTTGGCCGAGCTGAAAGTTACCAGCGCGGTGATTGTCGTCGCTACCGAGGACGCCAAGATCGAACGCTCGGCGCGCAATTTACCGAAGATCAAAGTGCTGCGCGTAGCGGGTTTGAATGTTTACGATCTATTGCGTTACGAACACTTGATCTTGACCGAAGGCGCGCTCAAGTTGATGGAAGAGAGGTTGGCTGCATGA